The Solanum lycopersicum chromosome 6, SLM_r2.1 genome has a window encoding:
- the LOC101263619 gene encoding dof zinc finger protein DOF5.4, whose amino-acid sequence MQDIHPIGGGGGRFLGGAGDRRLRPNNHQNHQALKCPRCDSLNTKFCYYNNYNLSQPRHFCKSCRRYWTKGGVLRNVPVGGGCRKSKRSKPKSTTADDTPEEPKSDTNSSSESSSLTATTTAAAAATANTPGAATTEDVSATSSNSASTYLNFPDSNFFIPHSTNQTFDDQPLMENSVEDQFQDIGNFTNMMTSSNDPFNMVDIPAYRLPENQNSNEQWNTETKMVETLPTSGEMKMEQMSTDFLNQTGRVDEYPGLHQSNSELTPLNWQTGGDHGLYDLTGTVDHQSYWSQTQWGENDNSLNFLP is encoded by the coding sequence ATGCAAGATATACATCCGATTGGAGGTGGAGGAGGGCGGTTTTTGGGCGGTGCTGGTGATCGGAGACTAAGGCCTAATAACCACCAAAATCACCAAGCATTAAAGTGTCCTCGTTGCGATTCGCTCAACACTAAATTCTGTTACTATAACAACTATAATCTCTCTCAGCCACGTCACTTCTGCAAGAGTTGCCGGAGGTACTGGACTAAAGGCGGCGTACTCCGTAACGTCCCCGTCGGTGGTGGTTGCCGGAAAAGCAAGCGTTCAAAGCCGAAATCGACTACTGCCGACGACACACCGGAGGAACCTAAGTCTGATACTAATTCTAGTAGTGAGAGTTCCAGTCTTACTGCTACAACAACAGCGGCAGCGGCAGCAACGGCGAATACCCCCGGCGCCGCAACTACAGAAGATGTGTCGGCAACTTCTTCCAACTCTGCTTCCACTTATCTCAACTTTCCAGATTCCAATTTCTTCATACCTCACAGTACTAACCAAACCTTCGATGATCAGCCATTAATGGAGAACTCAGTCGAAGATCAGTTTCAGGACATCGGAAACTTCACAAACATGATGACGTCATCAAATGATCCATTCAACATGGTTGATATCCCGGCTTACCGATTGCCGGAGAACCAAAACTCAAACGAGCAATGGAATACAGAGACGAAGATGGTAGAAACACTGCCGACATCCGGTGAGATGAAGATGGAACAGATGAGTACGGATTTTTTGAATCAAACAGGTCGGGTTGATGAGTATCCCGGGTTACATCAAAGCAATAGTGAACTCACTCCACTGAATTGGCAAACTGGTGGAGATCATGGATTGTATGATCTAACAGGTACCGTTGATCATCAATCTTACTGGAGTCAAACACAGTGGGGTGAAAATGATAACTCTCTTAATTTTCTCCCTTGA
- the LOC109120527 gene encoding uncharacterized protein → MNPFRAKLHGFCMSRAVVRVRARSPCKQYKRTGSIKFNDSDSKYCSSTEMSFNSVESRSDSESIGDNNSNNNRVMVVVDPSLDPNCALQWALSHTVQSQDTIILLYVSKISNKGEKANSEINQRAYELLCSMKNMCQTRKPGVQVEIVMQEGKEKGAVVVEEAKQHKASLLVLGQKKRSIMWRLLRIWTRKRSRSRVVEYCIQKANCMTIAVRRKSSKYGGYLITTKRHKNFWLLA, encoded by the exons ATGAATCCGTTCCGTGCGAAGTTGCACGGATTCTGTATGAGTCGAGCGGTAGTTCGTGTTCGAGCACGTTCTCCTTGTAAACAGTACAAAAGGACGGGCTCGATCAAGTTCAACGACTCTGACAGTAAATATTGCAGCAGCACGGAAATGAGCTTCAACAGTGTCGAGTCGAGGTCGGATTCTGAGAGTATTggtgataataatagtaataataacagaGTTATGGTTGTGGTTGATCCTAGTCTTGATCCTAATTGTGCTTTGCAATGGGCACTTTCTCATACTGTTCAAAGCCAGGATACTATTATTCTTCTTTATGTTAGCAAAATCTCAAACAAAG GTGAAAAAGCAAACAGTGAAATTAATCAGAGGGCGTATGAACTTCTTTGCTCCATGAAAAATATGTGCCAAACAAGGAAACCAGGA GTACAAGTGGAGATAGTCATGCAAGAAGGAAAAGAGAAAGGAGCTGTGGTTGTTGAAGAAGCAAAGCAACATAAAGCTTCTTTACTGGTGTTAGGACAGAAGAAAAGATCGATAATGTGGCGCCTGCTAAGAATATGGACAAGGAAAAGGTCAAGAAGCAGAGTTGTGGAATACTGTATTCAGAAGGCAAATTGCATGACAATTGCTGTGAGAAGGAAGAGCAGCAAGTATGGAGGATATCTCATTACTACTAAGCGTCATAAGAACTTTTGGCTTTTGGCATAG
- the LOC101263327 gene encoding D-aminoacyl-tRNA deacylase isoform X1: MIKIGLLCHRRISSIKHCFSNIFHQDLLSCSRGMVTLIVATTIDPASIGPASALLAMPGWHPGPPIQDVPSFVNRDVRLLKHDSSIVKEDHLDMRWEDTTGETVDEVIFLSKHTAASNRPALTVHPIGVPHLTEGDQLPVGGKPAWAAPPNPRIGPWFRLLKSIADSQNLTPEFEVTLEATHHGPVTNAPTMFVEIGSTEEYWKRQDAAQAIALVGNCCLQKILLGIGGGHYVPRHMDIVRKDGVWVGHLIAGYSLPMEDPGPSKSQSNLEVGGTWKQAIRVAFDTTSAAFPQGEVLAHLDNKSFKGWQRNAIVGFLAEQNIKVGKPSDFC, encoded by the exons ATGATCAAGATTGGGCTTTTATGTCATAGaagaatatcatcaataaaacaTTGCTTCAGCAACATTTTTCATCAAGATTTGCTTAGCTGTAGCAGAGGAATGGTGACACTAATAGTGGCTACCACCATAGACCCTGCTTCCATTGGCCCTGCATCTGCCCTTCTAGCCATGCCTGGATGGCACCCTGGTCCTCCCATTCAG GATGTGCCAAGTTTTGTGAATCGAGATGTAAGGCTATTGAAACATGATAGCAGCATTGTGAAAGAGGACCACCTGGACATGCGTTGGGAAGATACCACAGGCGAGACGGTTGATGAGGTTATCTTTCTTAGCAAGCACACTGCTGCATCTAATCGTCCTGCACTTACAGTTCACCCCATAG GTGTGCCTCACCTAACAGAGGGGGACCAGCTGCCGGTAGGTGGGAAGCCTGCCTGGGCTGCACCACCGAATCCACGTATAGGACCGTGGTTTAGACTATTGAAATCTATTGCTGACTCACAGAATCTAACTCCTGAATTCGAG GTCACATTGGAAGCTACACATCATGGTCCTGTAACTAATGCACCCACAATGTTTGTAGAGATCG GCAGCACAGAGGAGTACTGGAAGAGGCAGGATGCTGCACAAGCCATTGCCTTAGTTGG AAATTGTTGTCTGCAAAAGATTCTCCTAGGAATTGGTGGGGGACATTATGTACCACGGCATATGGATATAGTTCG GAAAGATGGAGTTTGGGTTGGACACCTTATTGCTGGATATTCATTACCAATGGAGGACCCTGGTCCGTCCAAATCGCAGTCCAACTTGGAGGTGGGTGGAACTTGGAAACAAGCAATCAGAGTTGCTTTTGACACTACTAGCGCAGCTTTTCCTCAAGGAGAAGTACTAGCACATCTCGATAACAA GAGTTTCAAAGGTTGGCAAAGAAATGCTATAGTTGGATTTTTAGCAGAGCAGAACATTAAAGTTGGGAAGCCAAGTGATTTCTGCTAA
- the LOC101262428 gene encoding ADP,ATP carrier protein ER-ANT1 gives METRSEKFSVDFLMGGTAGIFAKSAAAPIERVKLLLQNQGELMKRGQLKRPYVGIGDCFQRVLQDEGFMSLWRGNQANVIRYFPTQASNFAFKGYYKNLFGYSKDKDGYVKWFAGNVASGSAAGATTSMLLYHLDYARTRLAMDAQDCPLNGKRQFKGLIDVYGKTLSSDGIGGLYRGFGASIMGITLYRGMYFGIYDSMKPIVLVGPLKDNFPASFMLGWSITTFSGVCAYPFDTVRRRMMLTSGQGTKYQNSMHALREIIRLEGFAALFRGVSANMLYGVAGAGVLAGYDKLHQIVYRPTYSFESQRAFNK, from the exons ATGGAAACAAGATCAGAAAaattttctgttgattttcTGATGGGAGGAACAGCAGGCATTTTCGCAAAAAGTGCTGCAGCACCAATTGAGCGAGTAAAGCTTTTGTTGCAGAATCAAGGAGAATTAATGAAGAGGGGTCAACTTAAGAGACCATATGTGGGAATTGGTGATTGCTTTCAAAGAGTTCTGCAAGACGAGGGTTTTATGTCATTGTGGAGGGGAAACCAGGCCAATGTTATAAGATATTTCCCAACTCAG GCTTCCAACTTTGCTTTCAAAGGTTACTACAAGAACCTCTTTGGATATTCAAAAGATAAAGATGGATATGTGAAGTGGTTTGCAGGCAATGTGGCTTCCGGTAGTGCTGCTGGAGCAACGACATCCATGCTCCTTTATCACTTGGACTATGCAAGGACTCGGCTGGCGATGGATGCTCAGGATTGTCCACTTAATGGTAAACGTCAGTTTAAGGGGCTAATAGATGTTTATGGTAAGACATTGTCAAGTGATGGAATTGGTGGCCTCTATCGTGGTTTTGGAGCCTCAATTATGGGAATAACCCTGTACCGAGGCATGTACTTTGGGATTTATGACTCCATGAAGCCAATTGTTTTAGTTGGACCcttaaag GACAATTTTCCTGCCAGTTTTATGTTGGGTTGGAGCATAACCACTTTCTCTGGGGTGTGTGCCTACCCATTTGACACAGTCCGCAGAAGAATGATGCTAACTTCAGGGCAGGGAACAAAGTATCAGAATTCCATGCATGCACTCCGTGAAATTATACGCCTTGAAGGTTTTGCTGCACTTTTTAGAGGAGTAAGTGCAAACATGCTTTATGGTGTGGCAGGGGCTGGAGTACTTGCAGGGTATGACAAATTACACCAAATTGTATATAGACCAACTTACAGTTTTGAGTCTCAAAGAGCCTTCAACAAATAA
- the LOC101262729 gene encoding isoaspartyl peptidase/L-asparaginase codes for MGWAIALHGGAGDIPRDLPPELRQLRESCLRRCLDIAIDALNSHKSPLDVVELVVRELENDPHFNAGRGSVLTNNGTVEMEACIMDGGTKNCGAVSGLTTVVNAVSLARLVMEKTPHIYLAFEGAEAFAREQGVETVDSSHFITPQNIERLKQAKAANSVQVDYTQPMPIVDEPPVPNGDSQIGTVGCVAVDSAGNLAAATSTGGLVNKMVGRIGDTPLVGAGTYANKFCAVSCTGKGEEIIRATVARDVAALMEYKGLTLKEATDYVIKESTPKGTIGLIAVSATGEVVTPFNTTGMFRACATQDGKTEVAIW; via the exons ATGGGTTGGGCTATCGCACTGCACGGTGGTGCCGGTGACATTCCCCGTGATCTTCCACCGGAGCTCCGTCAACTCAGAGAATCCTGCCTCCGTCGTTGCTTGGACATTGCCATTGATGCTCTTAATTCCCACAAATCACCTTTAGACGTTGTTGAACTTGTC GTGCGGGAACTGGAAAATGACCCACACTTCAACGCTGGTAGAGGTTCTGTCTTGACGAACAATGGCACAGTAGAAATGGAAGCTTGCATCATGGATGGAGGTACAAAGAACTGTGGAGCAGTTTCTGGTCTCACTACAGTTGTTAATGCTGTGTCTCTGGCTAGGCTAGTCATGGAGAAAACTCCACATATATATCTTGCGTTTGAGGGAGCCGAAGCATTTGCTAGGGAACAG GGGGTTGAAACTGTAGACTCCAGTCATTTTATCACTCCGCAAAATATTGAGAGATTGAAACAAGCAAAAGCAGCTAACAGTGTTCAG GTAGATTATACACAGCCTATGCCAATAGTTGATGAACCACCAGTTCCCAATGGGGATAGCCAAATTGGGACGGTGGGATGTGTAGCTGTTGACAGTGCTGGAAATTTAGCGGCTGCTACGTCTACTGGAGGACTAGTAAACAAGATGGTTGGTAGAATAGGAGATACTCCCCTTGTTGGTGCAGGGACATATGCAAATAAATTCTGTGCAGTGTCTTGTACAGGCAAAGGCGAAGAAATTATCCGCGCAACTGTAGCAAGAGATGTGGCTGCCCTAATGGAATACAAAGGACTTACTCTAAAGGAAGCAACAGATTATGTTATAAAAGAATCTACACCAAAAGGGACTATTGGCTTGATTGCTGTGTCTGCCACAGGGGAAGTCGTCACACCATTTAACACTACCGGCATGTTTAGAGCTTGTGCTACTCAAGATGGAAAAACAGAAGTAGCAATTTGGTAA
- the LOC101263327 gene encoding D-aminoacyl-tRNA deacylase isoform X2, whose translation MIKIGLLCHRRISSIKHCFSNIFHQDLLSCSRGMVTLIVATTIDPASIGPASALLAMPGWHPGPPIQDVPSFVNRDVRLLKHDSSIVKEDHLDMRWEDTTGETVDEVIFLSKHTAASNRPALTVHPIGVPHLTEGDQLPVGGKPAWAAPPNPRIGPWFRLLKSIADSQNLTPEFEVTLEATHHGPVTNAPTMFVEIGSTEEYWKRQDAAQAIALLVWEGLGLGGGDAVGDWSRNCCLQKILLGIGGGHYVPRHMDIVRKDGVWVGHLIAGYSLPMEDPGPSKSQSNLEVGGTWKQAIRVAFDTTSAAFPQGEVLAHLDNKSFKGWQRNAIVGFLAEQNIKVGKPSDFC comes from the exons ATGATCAAGATTGGGCTTTTATGTCATAGaagaatatcatcaataaaacaTTGCTTCAGCAACATTTTTCATCAAGATTTGCTTAGCTGTAGCAGAGGAATGGTGACACTAATAGTGGCTACCACCATAGACCCTGCTTCCATTGGCCCTGCATCTGCCCTTCTAGCCATGCCTGGATGGCACCCTGGTCCTCCCATTCAG GATGTGCCAAGTTTTGTGAATCGAGATGTAAGGCTATTGAAACATGATAGCAGCATTGTGAAAGAGGACCACCTGGACATGCGTTGGGAAGATACCACAGGCGAGACGGTTGATGAGGTTATCTTTCTTAGCAAGCACACTGCTGCATCTAATCGTCCTGCACTTACAGTTCACCCCATAG GTGTGCCTCACCTAACAGAGGGGGACCAGCTGCCGGTAGGTGGGAAGCCTGCCTGGGCTGCACCACCGAATCCACGTATAGGACCGTGGTTTAGACTATTGAAATCTATTGCTGACTCACAGAATCTAACTCCTGAATTCGAG GTCACATTGGAAGCTACACATCATGGTCCTGTAACTAATGCACCCACAATGTTTGTAGAGATCG GCAGCACAGAGGAGTACTGGAAGAGGCAGGATGCTGCACAAGCCATTGCCTTA TTAGTCTGGGAAGGACTAGGGCTCGGGGGAGGGGATGCAGTGGGGGATTGGAGCAG AAATTGTTGTCTGCAAAAGATTCTCCTAGGAATTGGTGGGGGACATTATGTACCACGGCATATGGATATAGTTCG GAAAGATGGAGTTTGGGTTGGACACCTTATTGCTGGATATTCATTACCAATGGAGGACCCTGGTCCGTCCAAATCGCAGTCCAACTTGGAGGTGGGTGGAACTTGGAAACAAGCAATCAGAGTTGCTTTTGACACTACTAGCGCAGCTTTTCCTCAAGGAGAAGTACTAGCACATCTCGATAACAA GAGTTTCAAAGGTTGGCAAAGAAATGCTATAGTTGGATTTTTAGCAGAGCAGAACATTAAAGTTGGGAAGCCAAGTGATTTCTGCTAA